A single window of Cervus canadensis isolate Bull #8, Minnesota chromosome 17, ASM1932006v1, whole genome shotgun sequence DNA harbors:
- the IDH2 gene encoding isocitrate dehydrogenase [NADP], mitochondrial has product MAGYLRVVRSLCRASGSGSAWAPAALTAPNLQEQPRRHYADKRIKVAKPVVEMDGDEMTRIIWQFIKEKLILPHVDVQLKYFDLGLPNRDQTNDQVTIDSALATQKYSVAVKCATITPDEARVEEFKLKKMWKSPNGTIRNILGGTVFREPIICKNIPRLVPGWTKPITIGRHAHGDQYKATDFVVDRAGTFKVVFTPKDGSGPKEWEVYNFPAGGVGMGMYNTDESISGFAHSCFQYAIQKKWPLYMSTKNTILKAYDGRFKDIFQAIFEKHYKTEFDKHKIWYEHRLIDDMVAQVLKSSGGFVWACKNYDGDVQSDILAQGFGSLGLMTSVLVCPDGKTIEAEAAHGTVTRHYREHQKGRPTSTNPIASIFAWTRGLEHRGKLDGNQDLIRFAQTLEKVCVETVESGAMTKDLAGCIHGLSNVKLNEHFLNTSDFLDTIKSNLDKALGQQ; this is encoded by the exons ATGCCGACAAGAGGATCAAGGTGGCGAAGCCAGTGGTGGAGATGGACGGTGATGAGATGACCCGTATTATCTGGCAGTTCATCAAGGAAAAG CTCATCCTGCCCCACGTGGACGTCCAGCTCAAGTATTTCGACCTGGGGCTCCCGAACCGTGACCAGACCAATGATCAGGTCACCATCGACTCCGCGTTGGCCACCCAGAAGTACAGTGTGGCTGTGAAGTGTGCCACCATCACCCCCGACGAGGCCCGTGTGGAAG AGTTCAAGCTGAAGAAGATGTGGAAGAGCCCCAATGGAACCATCCGGAACATCCTTGGGGGAACTGTCTTCCGGGAGCCCATCATCTGTAAGAACATCCCGCGTCTTGTCCCTGGCTGGACCAAGCCCATCACCATTGGCAGGCATGCCCACGGCGACCAG TACAAGGCCACAGACTTTGTGGTTGACCGGGCTGGCACATTCAAGGTGGTCTTCACCCCGAAAGATGGCAGCGGCCCTAAGGAATGGGAGGTGTACAACTTTCCCGCTGGTGGCGTGGGCATGGGCATGTACAACACGGATGAG TCCATCTCAGGTTTTGCACACAGCTGCTTCCAGTATGCCATCCAGAAGAAGTGGCCGCTTTACATGAGCACGAAGAACACCATCCTGAAAGCCTACGACGGGCGCTTCAAGGACATCTTCCAGGCCATCTTTGAGAA GCACTATAAGACTGAGTTCGACAAACATAAGATCTGGTATGAGCACCGGCTCATTGATGACATGGTGGCTCAGGTCCTCAAGTCTTCGGGCGGCTTTGTGTGGGCCTGCAAGAACTATGACGGAGACGTGCAGTCGGACATCCTGGCCCAGG GCTTTGGCTCCCTTGGTCTGATGACGTCTGTGCTGGTCTGTCCGGATGGGAAGACCATTGAGGCTGAGGCTGCTCATGGCACGGTCACCCGCCACTATCGGGAGCACCAGAAG GGCCGGCCGACCAGCACCAACCCCATCGCCAGCATCTTTGCATGGACGCGTGGCCTGGAACACCGGGGCAAGTTAGACGGGAACCAGGACCTCATCAG GTTCGCCCAGACCCTGGAGAAGGTATGTGTCGAGACGGTGGAGAGCGGAGCCATGACCAaggacctggcaggctgcatCCACGGCCTCAGCAA TGTGAAGCTGAACGAGCACTTCCTGAACACCTCGGACTTCCTGGACACCATCAAGAGCAACCTGGACAAAGCTCTGGGCCAGCAGTAG